CAGTGGCGATGGGATCACGCGCCAAGCGCGCCTTCTGGTGGAGTTGTTTTAGATTATCCTTCATGATATTGGTAAATAGTTCTTTGCGATTTCCAGAAATGAATCAACGGAAGATTGAACCCACGCTTCATCACGATCCATTTTCTTAGCCATGAACCGGGCGACCTCTAGAGCTGCTTCAATAGCCGCCTGCGCATCGAGTAATAAAGAACGTGTTCGGCGTGATAAAACATCTTCTACCGATTCTACGAGTTCGTTCTCAATGGCCCACATGACCTCCGCCCAACAATAGGGCAATCGCTCATGGATGGCTTCGTCCCATTTCGGCTTCCAGGAAATCATCGTCTTCAAATGCCTGGCATCGATCCCATATTGACCAAACCGTGTCGGCTCCTTGGGAAGATCTTCGTCGTAAGCAGAGTAACGAGTGGCCATGGAACGAGAGGCTCGTTCCGCGAGTTGCCCCACTTCGATAGCCTTATCTATGGCATCCTCTCCCATCTTCCGAAAGGTTGTCCATTTACCTCCGGCGATGGTTATCAAACCTGAAGGACTCACTTCGATGACATGATTCCGGGAAAGGGCGGATGTATCTCCCTGCTTTCTCGGATCCATAACAAGCGGACGAAGACCTGAATACACGCTGCGGATATCTTTCTTCTCAATGGGGCGAGTCAGATAGGGCGCTGCATTCTCCAACATGAATGCTATTTCCTCTTCAGTTGGCTTTGGTTCCAGGCAGAGATCGTCATCGGGTACATCGGTCGTTCCAACAATTACTTTCCCCAACCAGGGGACTAGAAACAACAAGCGCCCGTCGGACGTTTTCGGGACCATGATGGCGTTTCCGTTTGGAAGAAAATCTCCGTCTACAACCAGGTGGCTTCCTCGACTAGAACGAATGATCGGCTTCACATTTGGAGTGTCTTCATTTCGAATGGCATCGGAAAATATCCCGGTGGCTTGAATAACTACACGGGCCTTGATCGAGATCGTTTCATGGCTAACCGTATCAAGAGCTTCAATACCCGTAACTCTACCTGCCTCTTTGTTGAGTCGGGTCACTTTCATGTAGTTGAGAGCCACATGACCCCGTCTCCAAATCGTTTTCACAGTCTGCATGCACAAGCGGGCATCATCGAATTGACCATCCCAATAAACCACACCACCAGCCAGGGTATCCGGTTTTAAAGTAGGAACTCGCGCAAGCGCCTGCTCTTTGTTGCAGCGCTTGGAGGAATGAATGCGTAGACTCCCTGCCAAGCGATCATACATCCATAGCCCCATGCGATAGTACCAAGTTTCAGCCCAGGAGTAGGTGGGAATAAGAAAGGGTTGCGGCGTAACCAGGTAAGGCACGTGGTTTAAAAGCCACCCACGTTCAGCCAGGGATTCTTTAACCAAAGATACGTTTCCTTGTCGCAAGTATCGAACTCCTCCATGGATCAGCTTGGTACTGCGACTCGATGTACCGTTGGCGAAGTCCGCCTCTTCCAGAAGCAATGTTCGGTAGCCCCTAGAGACAGAATCCAACGCACACCCCAACCCGGTAGCTCCCCCTCCGATGATGACCACATCCCAGGGAAGAGATTCCGATTTGATACGTTCGATACCTCGTGCGCGATTCATGCTAGGTAGATAGAATGTTGTTTAGGAAGCTGGGTCGATGAATTTTACAAGGACCATGCGC
This genomic stretch from Opitutia bacterium ISCC 52 harbors:
- a CDS encoding glycerol-3-phosphate dehydrogenase/oxidase, producing MNRARGIERIKSESLPWDVVIIGGGATGLGCALDSVSRGYRTLLLEEADFANGTSSRSTKLIHGGVRYLRQGNVSLVKESLAERGWLLNHVPYLVTPQPFLIPTYSWAETWYYRMGLWMYDRLAGSLRIHSSKRCNKEQALARVPTLKPDTLAGGVVYWDGQFDDARLCMQTVKTIWRRGHVALNYMKVTRLNKEAGRVTGIEALDTVSHETISIKARVVIQATGIFSDAIRNEDTPNVKPIIRSSRGSHLVVDGDFLPNGNAIMVPKTSDGRLLFLVPWLGKVIVGTTDVPDDDLCLEPKPTEEEIAFMLENAAPYLTRPIEKKDIRSVYSGLRPLVMDPRKQGDTSALSRNHVIEVSPSGLITIAGGKWTTFRKMGEDAIDKAIEVGQLAERASRSMATRYSAYDEDLPKEPTRFGQYGIDARHLKTMISWKPKWDEAIHERLPYCWAEVMWAIENELVESVEDVLSRRTRSLLLDAQAAIEAALEVARFMAKKMDRDEAWVQSSVDSFLEIAKNYLPIS